A genomic stretch from Diprion similis isolate iyDipSimi1 chromosome 1, iyDipSimi1.1, whole genome shotgun sequence includes:
- the LOC124404671 gene encoding uncharacterized protein LOC124404671: protein MNDRIIPVAEKITEIIQTVMKFDPNTSNVRVIDRLTKGVTAQDLLEDHNVVESAKADAYVTDILYHIMNRVFWLSDPGCSFPGVKLKHKEIQTYIKYYNDLGKIVLDADTQTILTCEPRQSNTSLLTEWTAIKSFLRDIIEECLENGIRPLVTADLILNEVVERCAGQIRLPYRDEMVQTLASCQVLEGTNDEILRKLRLDVIVDTFESSVIVLSVVGVLLCNTYFEIHQKAPTVAADIIGRLLKKSVFVAEKVAAIRQEGASRKPMDDILGARTRRLRDLLENKAVASFSTSTQTGLAGVPDLVELNEPKKTICSTCVRRSECSVCVANVDKEWNGPPGVRREEIHGKILRTQDILIAYNPCYVMATPSKTSENQPSVTLSSQFHTVAISAASKRTQLLLEANLRACTSSSTSSSILDKPETQRRKSNCIQPSNTKLAAADSLEEWARMVHGFTFTPDAWSVCGSNSCGSGTVINPYPISATQISGIQYKEDRTRSGCNLPIQSVKALRILKNIFNRNQESCSDCTCERQMNRDRPTVKRGQGSRGMTSTALAADVICSKSSGITKEESKDGAKWNGGMSNSLHRVQTVKLSERKSRELDSGKKLYSKSLEVVPIIHLSSRKNKS, encoded by the exons ATGAACGACCGAATCATACCTGTAGCAGAGAAAATAACCGAAATTATACAGACTGTTATGAAATTCGATCCGAATACGTCGAATGTCCGCGTTATTGACCGCTTAACTAAGGGAGTCACGGCGCAAGATTTGCTGGAAGATCACAACGTAGTGGAAAGCGCGAAAGCGGACGCCTATGTCACGGACATTCTTTACCACATAATGAACAGAGTATTCTGGCTCTCTGATCCCGGCTGTAGTTTTCCCGGAGTTAAACTCAAGCACAAAGAGATACAAACTTATATCAAATACTATAACGATCTTGGAAAGATTGTTCTCGATGCAGACACGCAAACCATTCTGACCTGCGAGCCAAGGCAATCCAACACAAGTCTACTTACCGAGTGGACGGCAATAAAATCGTTTCTGCGCGATATCATTGAGGAATGCTTGGAAAACGGTATTCGTCCACTGGTCACGGCGGACTTGATACTGAACGAGGTGGTCGAAAGATGCGCTGGTCAAATCCGTTTACCGTACAGGGATGAAATGGTACAGACATTGGCATCGTGCCAAGTACTCGAGGGCACGAACGACGAGATACTTAGAAAGCTACGGCTCGATGTCATTGTCGATACCTTCGAATCGTCGGTAATAGTATTATCAGTCGTTGGGGTTCTCTTGTGTAACACTTACTTTGAAATACACCAAAAAGCCCCTACCGTTGCCGCTGATATCATAGGCCGTCTGCTAAAGAAGTCGGTGTTTGTAGCTGAAAAAGTTGCAGCGATCCGCCAAGAAGGGGCATCAC GTAAACCAATGGATGATATACTTGGCGCGAGAACCCGACGACTGAGAGATTTATTGGAGAACAAAGCCGTGGCATCGTTCAGCACAAGTACACAAACCGGATTGGCTGGTGTGCCAGACCTAGTAGAATTGAATGAAcctaaaaaaacaatttgctcGACTTGCGTAAGGCGCTCAGAGTGTTCCGTTTGCGTGGCTAATGTTGATAAAGAATGGAATGGTCCACCTGGAGTCAGGAGGGAAGAAATTCATGGGAAGATACTCAGGACCCAAGATATTTTAATCGCGTACAACCCCTGTTACGTGATGGCAACACCATCCAAAACCAGCGAAAATCAGCCTTCCGTTACACTATCAAGTCAATTTCACACAGTGGCCATATCAGCTGCATCCAAAAGAACGCAACTCCTCTTAGAAGCCAACCTTCGAGCTTGCACTTCATCCTCGACGTCTAGCTCAATTCTGGACAAACCAGAAACCCAGAGACGAAAATCCAACTGCATTCAACCATCGAATACGAAACTGGCAG CTGCAGATTCGTTGGAAGAATGGGCAAGAATGGTGCACGGCTTTACATTTACTCCTGATGCGTGGTCGGTGTGCG GTTCAAACAGTTGTGGCAGCGGCACCGTCATAAACCCGTACCCAATTTCGGCGACGCAAATCTCTGGAATACAATATAAAGAGGACCGTACAAGGAGTGGATGCAACTTGCCCATACAATCTGTAAAGGCTTTGCGtattctaaaaaatattttcaaccgaAATCAAGAATCATGCAGCGACTGTACCTGCGAACGCCAGATGAATCGTGACAGACCCACTGTGAAGAGGGGGCAAGGgagcagaggaatgacaagTACCGCACTGGCAGCTGACGTAATCTGTAGCAAATCATCCGGGATAACCAAGGAGGAGAGCAAGGATGGAGCAAAGTGGAATGGGGGCATGAGTAATTCACTGCATAGGGTTCAAACTGTCAAGCTCAGCGAGCGTAAGTCGAGAGAATTGGACTCTGGTAAAAAGCTGTACAGTAAGAGCCTCGAGGTTGTTCCGATTATCCATTTGTCgagtcgaaaaaataaaagctaG
- the LOC124406743 gene encoding uncharacterized protein LOC124406743 → MQEGTVKADEESWTQTLITITPQEDAGIRTITETTLISGASDTPLVLGVDNVMIRRNVQLKTMRRDLLITIAELEKRISCSDVECQTYLRGVPKVELPSQYKDEATQTMYLGRICPHDHNFEDIASNHIL, encoded by the coding sequence ATGCAGGAAGGAACGGTGAAAGCAGATGAAGAGTCATGGACGCAAACGTTGATAACCATAACCCCCCAAGAAGATGCTGGGATTCGCACAATAACTGAAACAACATTGATATCGGGGGCGAGCGACACTCCCCTAGTCTTGGGCGTCGACAATGTGATGATCAGACGCAATGTGCAGCTCAAAACGATGAGACGGGACTTATTGATAACTATTGCAGAGTTAGAGAAACGGATAAGTTGCAGCGATGTGGAATGTCAAACTTACCTTCGGGGTGTACCCAAAGTCGAATTGCCGTCCCAGTATAAAGATGAAGCAACGCAGACAATGTATTTGGGAAGAATATGTCCACACGATCACAATTTCGAGGATATCGCAAGTAAtcacatattataa